The Agrobacterium cucumeris genome has a segment encoding these proteins:
- a CDS encoding alpha-D-glucose phosphate-specific phosphoglucomutase has protein sequence MIKTVQTKPYQDQKPGTSGLRKKVPVFAQENYAENFIQSIFDALEGFQGQTLVIGGDGRYYNREVIQKAIKMAAAAGFGKVLVGQGGILSTPAASNIIRKFKAFGGIVLSASHNPGGPNEDFGIKYNIGNGGPAPEKITDAIYARSRVIDSYKISDAADIDLDKVGSFKVDELTVEVIDPVTDYAALMEELFDFAAIRALIAGGFKVVVDSMSAVTGPYAVEIIEKRLGAPKGSVRNATPLPDFGGHHPDPNLVHAKELYDDVMSPQGPDFGAASDGDGDRNMVVGKGMFVTPSDSLAIIAANARLAPGYAAGISGIARSMPTSAAADRVAEKLGLGMYETPTGWKFFGNLMDAGKVTICGEESFGTGSNHVREKDGLWAVLFWLNIVAARKESVKDIVTKHWAEYGRNYYSRHDYEEVDSDAANTLVATLREKLATLPGTSYGNLKVAAADDFAYHDPVDQSVSKNQGIRILFEGGSRIVLRLSGTGTAGATLRLYVERYEADAARHGIETQEALADLIAVADTIAGIKAHTGRNEPSVIT, from the coding sequence ATGATCAAGACCGTTCAGACCAAGCCCTATCAGGACCAGAAGCCGGGCACTTCCGGCCTGCGCAAAAAGGTGCCGGTTTTCGCCCAGGAAAATTACGCCGAGAACTTCATCCAGTCGATCTTTGACGCGCTTGAGGGCTTTCAGGGCCAGACGCTGGTGATTGGCGGCGACGGCCGTTATTACAACCGCGAAGTCATCCAGAAGGCGATCAAGATGGCCGCCGCTGCCGGTTTCGGCAAGGTTCTGGTTGGTCAGGGCGGCATTCTTTCCACGCCCGCCGCCTCCAACATCATCCGTAAATTCAAGGCCTTCGGCGGCATCGTTCTTTCCGCCAGCCACAATCCCGGCGGCCCGAACGAAGATTTCGGCATCAAATACAATATTGGCAATGGTGGCCCGGCACCGGAAAAGATCACCGACGCAATCTATGCCCGTTCCAGGGTCATCGACAGCTACAAGATTTCCGATGCCGCCGATATCGATCTCGACAAGGTGGGCAGCTTCAAAGTCGATGAACTGACGGTCGAGGTAATCGATCCGGTCACCGATTACGCGGCGCTGATGGAAGAGCTGTTCGATTTCGCCGCCATCCGTGCGCTGATTGCTGGTGGTTTCAAGGTCGTGGTCGATTCCATGAGCGCGGTTACCGGCCCTTATGCCGTGGAAATCATCGAAAAGCGCCTCGGCGCGCCGAAGGGTTCCGTCCGCAACGCAACGCCACTCCCGGATTTCGGCGGCCACCATCCAGACCCTAACCTTGTCCATGCCAAGGAGCTTTATGACGATGTCATGAGCCCGCAGGGTCCGGATTTCGGCGCGGCTTCCGATGGCGACGGCGACCGCAACATGGTCGTCGGCAAGGGCATGTTCGTCACGCCATCAGACAGTCTCGCGATCATCGCGGCCAATGCCAGACTGGCACCCGGTTATGCCGCAGGCATTTCCGGCATTGCCCGCTCCATGCCAACAAGTGCGGCAGCGGACCGCGTCGCCGAAAAGCTCGGGCTTGGCATGTATGAAACGCCGACCGGCTGGAAATTCTTCGGCAATCTCATGGACGCCGGCAAGGTGACAATCTGCGGCGAGGAAAGCTTTGGCACCGGCTCCAACCATGTGCGTGAAAAGGATGGCCTCTGGGCCGTGCTGTTCTGGCTGAACATCGTCGCCGCCCGCAAGGAAAGCGTAAAAGACATCGTCACAAAGCACTGGGCCGAATATGGCCGCAACTATTATTCCCGCCATGACTATGAAGAAGTGGATTCGGACGCCGCCAACACGCTGGTCGCCACCCTGCGCGAAAAACTCGCCACGCTCCCCGGCACCAGCTATGGCAATCTGAAGGTCGCCGCTGCGGATGATTTCGCCTATCACGATCCGGTCGATCAGTCGGTGAGCAAAAATCAGGGTATCCGCATCCTGTTCGAGGGCGGTTCGCGCATCGTACTGCGCCTTTCCGGCACCGGCACGGCAGGCGCGACGCTCAGGCTTTACGTGGAGCGTTACGAGGCGGATGCGGCCCGTCATGGCATCGAAACTCAGGAGGCACTCGCCGACCTTATTGCCGTGGCCGATACGATCGCCGGTATCAAGGCCCATACCGGCCGCAACGAACCGAGCGTTATTACCTGA
- the glgA gene encoding glycogen synthase GlgA, translated as MNVLSVSSEIYPLIKTGGLADVVGALPIALEAHGVRTRTLIPGYPAVKAAVTDPVKCFEFTDLLGEKAEVLEVRHEGLDLLILDAPAYYERSGGPYLDQTGKDYPDNWKRFAALSLAAARIAAGALPDWRPDMVHAHDWQAAMTPVYMRYAQTPEIPSLLTIHNIAFQGQFGANIFSKLALPPHSFGMEGIEYYNDVSFLKGGLQTATALSTVSPSYAEEILTPQFGMGLHGVIGSRAHVLHGIVNGIDADVWNPATDHLIHDNYSAANLKNRALNKKAVAEHFRIDDDDSPLFCIISRLTWQKGIDLMAEAVDEIVALGGRLVVLGAGEVALEGALLAAASRHHGRVGVAVGYNEPLSHLMQAGCDAIIIPSRFEPCGLTQLYALRYGCIPVVARTGGLADTVIDANHAAIANKSATGVQFSPVTLDGLKQAIRRTVRYYHDPKLWTQMQKLGMKSDVSWEKSAGLYAALYSQLISKGH; from the coding sequence ATGAATGTCCTTTCGGTTTCATCCGAAATCTATCCCCTGATCAAGACCGGAGGGCTCGCCGACGTTGTCGGCGCGCTCCCCATCGCGCTCGAAGCCCACGGCGTCAGAACACGGACATTGATACCCGGCTATCCGGCGGTGAAAGCCGCCGTGACGGACCCCGTCAAATGTTTCGAATTTACCGATCTGCTCGGTGAAAAAGCCGAGGTGCTCGAGGTACGGCATGAGGGGTTGGATCTCCTCATCCTCGATGCACCCGCTTATTACGAGCGGTCCGGCGGACCTTATCTCGACCAGACCGGCAAGGATTATCCAGACAATTGGAAGCGCTTCGCGGCACTGTCGCTCGCGGCAGCCCGCATTGCCGCCGGCGCGCTTCCCGACTGGCGGCCGGATATGGTGCATGCCCATGACTGGCAGGCTGCCATGACACCGGTCTATATGCGTTATGCGCAAACGCCGGAGATTCCGAGCCTTCTCACCATCCACAACATCGCCTTCCAGGGTCAGTTCGGCGCCAATATCTTCAGCAAACTGGCACTGCCCCCACATTCCTTCGGCATGGAAGGCATCGAATATTATAACGATGTGAGCTTCCTGAAGGGCGGCCTGCAGACGGCAACCGCACTTAGCACCGTCAGCCCATCCTATGCCGAGGAGATCCTCACCCCGCAATTCGGCATGGGCCTGCACGGCGTCATCGGCAGCCGCGCCCATGTGCTGCACGGCATCGTCAACGGCATCGATGCCGATGTCTGGAACCCGGCGACAGACCATCTGATCCACGACAATTATTCGGCCGCCAATCTCAAGAACCGCGCGCTGAACAAGAAGGCGGTCGCTGAGCATTTCCGCATCGATGACGACGACAGCCCGCTTTTCTGCATCATTTCCCGCCTCACCTGGCAGAAGGGCATCGACCTCATGGCGGAAGCCGTGGACGAGATCGTTGCTCTCGGCGGTCGTCTTGTGGTGCTTGGCGCAGGCGAAGTGGCGCTGGAAGGCGCGCTTCTGGCGGCCGCATCCCGTCACCATGGCCGCGTCGGTGTTGCCGTCGGTTATAACGAGCCGCTGTCGCATCTGATGCAGGCGGGCTGTGACGCGATCATCATTCCCTCGCGTTTCGAGCCCTGCGGGCTTACCCAGCTTTACGCGTTGCGTTACGGCTGCATTCCGGTTGTCGCCCGCACCGGCGGCCTTGCCGACACGGTGATCGACGCCAACCACGCCGCCATCGCCAATAAATCGGCGACCGGCGTGCAATTCTCGCCCGTCACGCTTGACGGTCTCAAACAGGCGATCCGCCGGACCGTGCGTTATTATCACGACCCGAAACTTTGGACACAAATGCAGAAACTCGGCATGAAATCCGATGTTTCCTGGGAAAAAAGCGCCGGTCTTTACGCCGCGCTTTACAGCCAGCTTATTTCGAAAGGCCATTGA
- the glgC gene encoding glucose-1-phosphate adenylyltransferase, translating into MSEKRVQPLARDAMAYVLAGGRGSRLKELTDRRAKPAVYFGGKARIIDFALSNALNSGIRRIGVATQYKAHSLIRHLQRGWDFFRPERNESFDILPASQRVSETQWYEGTADAVYQNIDIIEPYAPEYMVILAGDHIYKMDYEYMLQQHVDSGADVTIGCLEVPRMEATGFGVMHVNEKDEIIDFIEKPADPPGIPGNEGFALASMGIYVFHTKFLMEALRRDAADPTSSRDFGKDIIPYIVKHGKAVAHRFADSCVRSDFEHGPYWRDVGTIDAYWQANIDLTDVVPDLDIYDKSWPIWTYAEITPPAKFVHDDEDRRGSAVSSVVSGDCIISGAALTRSLLFTGVRANSYSRLENAVVLPSVKIGRHAQLSNVVIDHGVVIPEGLIVGEDPELDAKRFRRTENGICLITQSMIDKLDL; encoded by the coding sequence ATGTCGGAAAAAAGAGTTCAGCCACTGGCGCGTGATGCAATGGCCTATGTCCTCGCAGGCGGCAGAGGAAGCCGCCTGAAGGAGCTGACGGACCGCCGGGCAAAACCCGCCGTCTATTTCGGCGGCAAGGCACGCATCATCGATTTTGCGCTCTCCAACGCGCTCAATTCCGGCATTCGCCGCATCGGCGTCGCCACGCAATACAAGGCGCATTCGCTCATCCGCCACCTGCAGCGCGGATGGGACTTTTTCCGCCCCGAACGTAATGAAAGCTTCGATATTCTGCCAGCCTCGCAGCGCGTGTCCGAAACGCAATGGTATGAAGGCACCGCAGACGCCGTCTATCAGAACATCGACATCATCGAGCCCTATGCGCCAGAATATATGGTCATTCTCGCCGGCGATCACATCTACAAGATGGATTACGAATACATGCTGCAGCAGCATGTCGATTCCGGTGCTGATGTGACGATCGGCTGCCTTGAAGTGCCGCGCATGGAAGCGACCGGCTTCGGTGTGATGCATGTGAACGAAAAAGACGAGATCATCGACTTCATTGAAAAACCGGCCGATCCGCCCGGCATTCCTGGCAATGAAGGTTTTGCGCTCGCCTCAATGGGCATTTATGTCTTCCACACGAAATTCCTGATGGAAGCGCTGCGACGCGACGCCGCCGACCCGACCTCCAGCCGCGATTTCGGCAAGGATATCATTCCCTATATCGTCAAGCACGGCAAAGCCGTCGCCCACCGCTTCGCGGATTCCTGCGTGCGCTCGGATTTCGAACACGGGCCGTACTGGCGCGACGTCGGCACCATAGATGCCTATTGGCAGGCCAATATCGACCTCACGGACGTGGTGCCCGACCTCGACATCTACGACAAATCCTGGCCGATCTGGACCTATGCGGAAATCACCCCACCGGCCAAATTCGTGCATGACGATGAGGATCGTCGCGGTTCGGCCGTGTCGTCGGTCGTCTCGGGCGACTGCATCATTTCCGGTGCGGCCCTCACGCGCAGCCTGTTGTTTACCGGCGTGCGCGCCAATTCATACTCCCGCCTTGAGAATGCCGTAGTACTGCCGAGTGTGAAGATCGGGCGTCATGCCCAGCTCAGCAATGTCGTCATCGACCATGGCGTGGTCATTCCGGAAGGACTGATTGTAGGAGAAGACCCAGAACTGGATGCCAAACGTTTCCGCCGCACGGAAAATGGCATCTGCCTTATCACCCAATCGATGATCGACAAGCTGGACCTGTAG
- the glgB gene encoding 1,4-alpha-glucan branching protein GlgB codes for MKKPLNSAEEKKTGEITKAEIEAIKSGLHSNPFALLGVHETPEGFSARCFIPGAEEVSVLTLDGNFIGELKRLDPEGFFEGPVELASRQPVRYRAGRDDAEWAVTDPYSFGPVLGPMDDYFVREGSHLRLFDKMGAHPLKLEGVEGFHFAVWAPNARRVSVVGDFNNWDGRRHVMRFRKDTGIWEIFAPDVYAGCAYKFEILGANGELLPLKADPYARRGELRPKNASVTAPELAQKWEDQAHREHWAQVDQRRQPISIYEVHAGSWQRREDGTFLSWDELAAQLIPYCTDMGFTHIEFLPITEHPYDPSWGYQTTGLYAPTARFGDPEGFARFVNGAHKVGIGVILDWVPAHFPTDEHGLRWFDGTALYEHADPRQGFHPDWNTAIYNFGRVEVMSYLINNALYWAEKFHLDGLRVDAVASMLYLDYSRKEGEWIPNEYGGRENLESVRFLQKMNSLVYGTHPGVMTIAEESTSWPKVSQPVHEGGLGFGFKWNMGFMHDTLSYFSREPVHRKFHHQELTFGLLYAFTENFVLPLSHDEVVHGKGSLIAKMAGDDWQKFANLRSYYGFMWGYPGKKLLFMGQEFAQWSEWSEKKSLDWNLRQYPMHEGMRRLVRDLNLTYRSKPALHARDCEPEGFRWLVVEDHDNSVFAWLRMAPGEKPVAVICNLTPVYRESYYVPLPQAGRWREILNTDAEIYGGSGKGNGGRVQAVDAGGEIGAMLVLPPLATIMLEPEN; via the coding sequence ATGAAAAAACCGCTCAATTCGGCCGAAGAGAAAAAGACTGGCGAAATCACGAAGGCTGAAATCGAGGCGATCAAGAGCGGTTTGCATTCCAATCCCTTTGCCCTTCTCGGCGTTCACGAAACGCCGGAAGGGTTTTCCGCCCGCTGTTTCATCCCGGGCGCTGAAGAAGTGTCCGTCCTAACATTGGACGGAAATTTCATCGGCGAACTAAAGCGGCTCGATCCGGAAGGTTTTTTCGAAGGCCCGGTCGAGCTTGCATCGCGCCAGCCGGTGCGTTACCGCGCCGGCCGCGACGATGCCGAATGGGCAGTGACCGACCCCTACAGCTTCGGCCCGGTTCTTGGACCCATGGACGATTATTTCGTCCGTGAAGGCTCGCATCTGCGGCTCTTTGACAAGATGGGCGCGCATCCTCTGAAGCTCGAGGGCGTCGAGGGTTTCCACTTTGCCGTCTGGGCACCCAATGCGCGGCGCGTTTCTGTGGTTGGCGATTTCAACAATTGGGATGGACGCCGGCATGTCATGCGTTTCCGCAAGGATACCGGCATCTGGGAAATCTTCGCGCCCGACGTCTATGCCGGTTGCGCTTACAAATTCGAAATTCTCGGTGCCAATGGCGAGCTCCTGCCGCTGAAGGCCGACCCTTATGCCCGGCGCGGCGAGTTGCGGCCGAAAAACGCTTCCGTCACCGCACCGGAACTGGCTCAGAAATGGGAAGATCAGGCTCACCGCGAACATTGGGCGCAGGTGGACCAGCGCCGCCAGCCGATCAGCATTTACGAGGTTCACGCCGGTTCCTGGCAACGCCGCGAGGACGGCACCTTCCTCAGCTGGGATGAACTGGCCGCGCAGCTCATTCCCTATTGCACGGATATGGGCTTCACTCATATCGAGTTCCTGCCGATTACCGAACACCCCTATGACCCCTCCTGGGGTTACCAGACGACCGGCCTTTATGCTCCGACCGCCCGTTTCGGTGATCCGGAAGGTTTCGCGCGGTTCGTCAACGGCGCTCACAAGGTCGGCATCGGCGTCATCCTCGACTGGGTGCCGGCACATTTCCCGACTGACGAGCACGGCCTGCGCTGGTTTGACGGCACGGCGCTTTATGAGCACGCCGATCCACGTCAGGGTTTTCATCCCGACTGGAACACGGCCATCTATAATTTCGGCCGTGTTGAGGTGATGTCCTACCTCATCAACAATGCGCTTTATTGGGCCGAAAAATTCCATCTTGACGGCCTGCGTGTCGATGCGGTCGCCTCGATGCTTTACCTCGATTATTCCCGCAAGGAAGGCGAGTGGATTCCCAACGAATATGGCGGGCGTGAAAACCTCGAATCCGTCCGCTTCCTGCAGAAAATGAATTCGCTCGTTTATGGCACTCATCCCGGCGTCATGACCATTGCGGAAGAATCCACCTCCTGGCCAAAAGTCTCCCAGCCCGTTCATGAAGGCGGCCTCGGTTTCGGCTTCAAATGGAACATGGGCTTCATGCACGACACGCTGAGCTACTTCTCGCGTGAGCCGGTGCATCGCAAGTTCCACCATCAGGAACTGACCTTCGGTCTGCTTTACGCCTTCACCGAAAATTTCGTGTTGCCGCTTTCCCATGACGAGGTGGTGCACGGCAAGGGATCGCTGATTGCCAAAATGGCGGGCGACGACTGGCAGAAATTCGCCAACCTGCGATCCTATTACGGCTTCATGTGGGGTTATCCCGGCAAGAAGCTGCTGTTCATGGGCCAGGAATTCGCGCAATGGAGCGAGTGGAGCGAAAAAAAATCGCTCGACTGGAATCTGCGCCAATATCCCATGCATGAGGGCATGCGCCGCCTCGTGCGTGATCTTAACCTCACCTATCGTTCAAAACCCGCTTTGCACGCCCGCGACTGCGAGCCGGAAGGTTTCCGCTGGCTGGTGGTCGAGGACCACGACAATTCCGTCTTTGCCTGGTTGCGCATGGCGCCCGGTGAAAAACCGGTGGCAGTCATCTGCAATCTCACCCCGGTTTACCGGGAAAGTTATTATGTGCCGCTGCCCCAGGCCGGGCGGTGGCGGGAGATTCTCAACACCGATGCCGAAATCTATGGCGGCAGCGGCAAGGGAAATGGCGGACGCGTTCAGGCGGTCGATGCCGGCGGAGAAATCGGGGCGATGCTCGTCCTGCCGCCTCTGGCGACGATCATGCTTGAGCCGGAAAACTGA
- a CDS encoding glycogen/starch/alpha-glucan phosphorylase translates to MINNLNAADLPRPAPRSSNPEIMAAEIIERLTYRIGKDVKVAKPHDWLTATILVVRDRIIDKWMESTRKAYANNSKRVYYLSLEFLIGRLMRDAISNIGLMHEIRDALSSLGVDLDVIAGLEPDAALGNGGLGRLAACFMESMATVDIPAYGYGIRYVHGLFRQQMADGWQVELPETWLAHGNPWEFERRESSYEIGFGGSVETIGGYEDPQRFVWKPAERVIAMAYDTPVVGWRGTRVNTLRLWSAQPIDPILLAAFNAGDHIGALRESNKAESLTRVLYPADATPAGQELRLRQEFFFSSASLQDILRRHLQQYPDFTSLPDKVSIQLNDTHPAISICEMMRLLCDVHGLEFDDAWKITQGTFSYTNHTLLPEALESWPVPLLERLLPRHMQIVYAINANTLVYARKEKKMADQQIRSISLIDEGGERRVRMGNLAFIGSHSINGVSALHTELMKETVFADLHGLYPDRINNKTNGITPRRWLMQCNPGLTGLVREAIGDDFLDDAEKLTALDRFADDAGFREKFAEVKRLNKVRLANTVAQRMGIRVDPSAMFDIQIKRIHEYKRQLLNLVETVALYDQIRSHPELEWVPRVKFFAGKAAPSYHNAKLIIKLANDIARVINNDPAVRGLLKVVFIPNYNVSLAEIMVPAADLSEQISTAGMEASGTGNMKFALNGALTIGTLDGANVEMLEHVGADNIVIFGMTAEEVAKARAEGHNPRAIIEQSAELSQALSSIASGVFSPDDRSRFAGLIDGIYNSDWFMVAADFDAYADAQRKVDAIWSDQDSWNTKTVRNTARMGWFSSDRTIRQYATEIWRA, encoded by the coding sequence ATGATCAATAATCTCAACGCCGCCGATCTTCCCCGCCCCGCCCCGCGCAGTTCCAACCCGGAAATCATGGCAGCGGAAATCATCGAGCGACTGACTTACCGTATCGGCAAGGACGTCAAGGTAGCCAAGCCGCATGACTGGCTGACCGCGACCATTCTCGTCGTTCGCGACCGCATCATCGACAAGTGGATGGAATCCACCCGCAAGGCCTATGCCAACAATTCCAAGCGCGTTTATTATCTGTCGCTGGAATTCCTGATCGGCCGCCTGATGCGCGACGCCATTTCCAACATAGGCCTGATGCACGAAATCCGCGACGCGCTGTCCTCGCTCGGTGTCGATCTCGACGTTATCGCCGGGCTGGAGCCGGATGCCGCACTCGGCAATGGCGGCCTTGGTCGTCTCGCCGCCTGCTTCATGGAATCCATGGCGACCGTCGACATTCCCGCCTATGGTTACGGCATTCGTTACGTGCACGGCCTCTTCCGCCAGCAGATGGCGGATGGCTGGCAGGTGGAACTGCCGGAGACCTGGCTGGCACACGGCAACCCCTGGGAATTCGAGCGCCGCGAAAGCTCCTATGAGATCGGCTTCGGCGGATCGGTGGAAACCATCGGCGGCTATGAAGACCCGCAGCGTTTCGTCTGGAAACCGGCCGAACGCGTCATCGCCATGGCTTACGACACACCGGTCGTCGGCTGGCGCGGCACCCGCGTCAACACGCTGCGCCTGTGGTCGGCACAGCCGATCGACCCCATTCTGCTCGCCGCCTTCAATGCCGGCGATCACATCGGCGCATTGCGCGAGAGCAACAAGGCGGAAAGCCTGACGCGGGTTCTCTACCCTGCGGACGCGACGCCGGCCGGCCAGGAACTGCGCCTGCGGCAGGAGTTCTTCTTCTCCTCCGCCTCGCTGCAGGACATTCTGCGCCGCCATCTGCAGCAATATCCTGATTTCACCTCCCTGCCGGACAAGGTTTCGATCCAGCTCAACGACACACATCCGGCCATTTCTATCTGCGAAATGATGCGCCTGCTGTGCGACGTGCATGGCCTCGAATTCGATGACGCCTGGAAGATCACGCAGGGGACTTTCTCCTACACCAATCACACGCTTCTGCCGGAAGCGCTGGAAAGCTGGCCGGTGCCGCTGCTTGAGCGTCTTCTTCCAAGACATATGCAGATCGTTTATGCGATCAACGCCAATACGCTGGTCTATGCCCGCAAGGAAAAGAAGATGGCGGATCAGCAGATCCGTTCGATCTCTCTCATTGACGAAGGCGGCGAACGCCGCGTGCGCATGGGCAACCTCGCCTTCATCGGCTCGCATTCGATCAACGGCGTTTCTGCCCTTCATACCGAACTGATGAAGGAAACGGTGTTTGCCGACCTGCACGGCCTCTACCCCGATCGTATCAACAACAAGACCAACGGCATCACGCCACGCCGCTGGCTGATGCAATGCAATCCCGGCCTGACAGGACTGGTGCGCGAAGCGATCGGCGACGACTTCCTTGACGATGCGGAAAAGCTCACCGCGCTCGACCGCTTTGCCGACGACGCCGGTTTCCGCGAAAAATTCGCCGAAGTGAAGCGTCTGAACAAGGTGCGCCTTGCCAATACGGTGGCGCAACGCATGGGCATCCGTGTCGATCCTTCGGCCATGTTCGATATCCAGATCAAGCGCATCCACGAATATAAGCGCCAGCTTTTGAACCTTGTCGAAACGGTGGCGCTTTACGACCAGATCCGTTCCCACCCGGAACTGGAATGGGTACCGCGCGTTAAGTTCTTCGCAGGCAAGGCGGCGCCGAGTTATCACAACGCGAAGCTGATCATAAAGCTTGCCAATGATATTGCCCGGGTCATCAACAACGATCCGGCCGTGCGCGGGCTTCTGAAAGTGGTGTTTATTCCGAACTATAATGTGTCGCTTGCGGAAATCATGGTTCCCGCCGCCGATCTATCGGAACAGATTTCGACCGCCGGCATGGAAGCATCCGGCACCGGCAACATGAAATTCGCACTGAACGGCGCGCTAACCATCGGCACGCTCGATGGCGCAAATGTCGAAATGCTCGAACATGTCGGCGCTGACAACATCGTCATCTTCGGCATGACGGCGGAAGAAGTCGCAAAGGCGCGGGCCGAAGGTCACAATCCCCGTGCGATCATCGAACAGTCCGCGGAATTGTCGCAGGCGCTGTCGTCCATTGCGTCAGGCGTGTTCTCGCCCGATGACCGCTCGCGTTTTGCCGGCCTTATTGACGGTATATACAATAGCGACTGGTTCATGGTCGCTGCCGATTTCGACGCCTATGCCGACGCGCAGCGCAAGGTGGATGCGATCTGGAGCGATCAGGATAGCTGGAACACCAAAACAGTGCGCAACACGGCGCGTATGGGCTGGTTCTCGTCCGACAGGACGATCCGGCAATATGCCACCGAGATCTGGAGAGCCTGA
- a CDS encoding class II glutamine amidotransferase, which produces MCRLFAYSGKPVWLDSLLIEPEASLVSQSMAAREAKTVVNGDGCGLGWYGERGTPGVFRDTRPAWSDANLAALCHQLRSGMFMAHVRSATSGEVSRANCHPFAHGQYLFMHNGQIGGYEQIRRDIDSLIPDDIYASRRGTGDSEAIFLIAAGHGLVADPIRAISTALRLCQEKMLAAGVSSALRFSAVLMDGDCLHAFRWSSDDKPPTLYWRGLDEGIALSSEPFSFDCTPWCAVPPNTRVTIRAGEMTTEPFFPT; this is translated from the coding sequence ATGTGTCGCCTCTTTGCCTATTCCGGTAAACCGGTCTGGCTCGACAGTCTGCTGATCGAGCCGGAAGCATCGCTGGTCAGCCAGTCCATGGCCGCACGGGAAGCAAAGACCGTCGTTAATGGCGATGGTTGCGGCCTTGGGTGGTATGGCGAGCGCGGCACCCCCGGCGTGTTTCGCGATACCAGACCCGCCTGGTCCGACGCCAATCTGGCCGCACTTTGCCATCAGCTCCGCTCGGGCATGTTCATGGCTCATGTCCGCTCCGCGACGTCAGGCGAGGTTTCCCGCGCCAATTGCCACCCCTTTGCCCATGGGCAATATCTGTTCATGCATAACGGCCAGATCGGCGGTTACGAACAGATAAGGCGCGACATCGATTCTCTCATACCCGACGATATCTATGCGTCGCGACGCGGCACCGGCGACAGCGAAGCGATCTTCCTGATCGCCGCCGGCCACGGCCTTGTCGCAGACCCCATCCGCGCCATTTCCACCGCCCTGCGCCTCTGTCAGGAAAAGATGCTCGCTGCCGGCGTTTCCTCAGCGCTGCGGTTCAGTGCCGTGCTGATGGATGGTGATTGCCTGCATGCTTTCCGCTGGTCCAGCGATGACAAGCCACCGACGCTTTACTGGCGTGGGCTGGATGAGGGAATTGCACTGAGTTCGGAACCCTTTTCCTTCGATTGCACCCCGTGGTGCGCTGTTCCGCCGAATACGCGCGTGACGATCCGCGCCGGCGAGATGACGACGGAACCTTTTTTCCCGACGTAA
- a CDS encoding aspartate/glutamate racemase family protein — protein sequence MKRIGLIGGMSWESTATYYRMINEAVRDSRGGLVSADIVMHSLDFSEVVALQKADRWDEAGALLGAAGARLANAGADCVLICTNTMHLVAETVEKMSGVALIDIIDETAAALKADGRRKPLLLATRYTMEHGFYTDRMRRHGVDVVVPDAEDRTAIHDIIFGELCQGEIKSCSRERYLAVIEKARALGVDSVILGCTEISLLINPDALPLPGYDSTAIHAKAAVGFALGNKAFNRAA from the coding sequence ATGAAACGCATCGGTCTGATCGGCGGCATGAGCTGGGAATCCACCGCAACCTATTACCGCATGATCAACGAGGCCGTGCGCGATAGCCGCGGCGGGCTGGTCTCGGCCGATATCGTCATGCATTCGCTCGATTTTTCCGAAGTCGTCGCCCTGCAGAAGGCCGATCGCTGGGATGAGGCCGGTGCGCTGTTGGGCGCTGCCGGTGCGCGCCTTGCCAATGCCGGCGCCGATTGTGTGCTGATCTGCACCAACACCATGCACCTCGTCGCAGAAACCGTTGAGAAGATGTCGGGCGTCGCCCTCATCGACATTATCGACGAAACCGCTGCAGCCCTGAAGGCCGATGGCCGCCGCAAGCCGCTGCTGCTCGCCACCCGCTACACGATGGAACATGGTTTCTACACCGACCGCATGCGCCGCCACGGTGTTGATGTGGTTGTGCCCGATGCGGAAGACCGGACTGCGATCCACGACATCATCTTCGGCGAACTCTGCCAGGGCGAGATCAAGTCCTGCTCGCGCGAGCGTTATCTCGCGGTCATCGAGAAGGCTCGTGCACTGGGTGTCGATTCCGTCATTCTCGGCTGCACTGAAATTTCGCTGCTGATCAACCCCGACGCTTTGCCGCTACCGGGTTATGATTCGACCGCCATTCACGCGAAGGCCGCCGTCGGTTTCGCGCTCGGAAACAAGGCCTTCAATAGAGCCGCATGA